In a single window of the Drosophila albomicans strain 15112-1751.03 chromosome 3, ASM965048v2, whole genome shotgun sequence genome:
- the LOC117567706 gene encoding endophilin-B1 isoform X4, translating into MNINLPNFNVKNLVKEAGSTISRVVQLTEEKLGTTERTEYDLHFQNLAERADVTKTWTEKIVRDTESVLIPNPQNRVEDFIFEKIEKSKPKRLSNLEHLALDMIEAGGDFGQDMPYGQALIKVGQAEQKVGQCEHDFIATSGICFTQPLRKFLDGEMKTISKERGILETKRLDLDACKNRVKKARSMLGQQSKDGISPEAVLEQAERDLRVAQAEFDRQSEITKLLLDGISTSQASHLRHLHAFIQTQVRYYKQCGDVMDQLQRDLAKMQPAKPRLRINSEDVDGPPSIVSAHSFDSDCDSNCTALALALDATSNDIEAGYTSIHIGQNKALTHLLEDFEIEFDTSAITTVIFVTECSPVNEDYMYGKQGLMKGLVPRAFVEMLDEEQEVPL; encoded by the exons atgaatattaatttacccAATTTCAATGTTAAAAATCTCGTTAAGGAGGCGGGCAGTACAATATCTCGTGTTGTGCAG CTGACAGAGGAGAAACTTGGCACCACCGAGCGTACCGAATACGATTTACACTTCCAGAATCTAGCGGAACGTGCCGATGTGACCAAAACATGGACAGAGAAAATCGTCCGAGATACCGAATCGGTGTTAATTCCAAATCCACAGAATCGTGTCGAAGACTTCATATTTGAAAAGATTGAAAAATCGAAGCCAAAACGTCTCAGCAACCTGGAGCATCTGGCCCTGGACATGATCGAAGCAGGCGGAGATTTCGGGCAGGATATGCCCTATGGTCAAGCCCTCATTAAAGTTGGTCAAGCAGAACAAAAGGTGGGACAGTGTGAGCATGATTTCATTGCCACTTCAGGCATTTGTTTTACGCAACCGTTGCGCAAATTCCTCGATGGAGAAATGAAAACCATAAGCAAAGAGCGTGGCATTCTGGAGACGAAGCG TTTGGATCTGGATGCGTGTAAGAACCGTGTGAAGAAGGCACGCAGCATGCTTGGACAGCAGTCG AAAGATGGCATCTCGCCAGAAGCTGTCTTGGAACAG GCGGAACGGGATCTTCGTGTGGCCCAAGCCGAGTTTGATCGCCAATCGGAGATAACCAAGTTGCTGCTGGACGGCATTAGTACATCGCAGGCCTCCCATCTGCGTCATTTGCATGCATTCATACAGACTCAGGTGCGCTACTATAAACAATGCGGCGATGTCATGGATCAACTGCAACGCGATTTGGCCAA AATGCAGCCCGCCAAGCCACGCCTGCGCATAAATAGCGAAGATGTCGATGGGCCTCCCAGCATAGTGTCGGCTCATTCATTTGACTCTGATTGCGATAGCAATTGCACTGCACTAGCACTTGCTCTAGATGCAACGAGTAATGATATTGAGGCTGGTTATACTAGCATTCATATTGGTCAGAACAAGGCGCTGACGCATCTGTTGGAAGACTTTGAGATCGAATTCGATACGAGCGCCATAACAACA GTCATCTTTGTCACCGAATGCTCACCGGTCAACGAGGATTACATGTATGGTAAGCAGGGTCTGATGAAGGGCTTGGTGCCCCGCGCATTTGTGGAAATGCTCGACGAGGAGCAAGAGGTTCCACTCTAA
- the LOC117567706 gene encoding endophilin-B1 isoform X1, translated as MNINLPNFNVKNLVKEAGSTISRVVQLTEEKLGTTERTEYDLHFQNLAERADVTKTWTEKIVRDTESVLIPNPQNRVEDFIFEKIEKSKPKRLSNLEHLALDMIEAGGDFGQDMPYGQALIKVGQAEQKVGQCEHDFIATSGICFTQPLRKFLDGEMKTISKERGILETKRLDLDACKNRVKKARSMLGQQSKDGISPEAVLEQAERDLRVAQAEFDRQSEITKLLLDGISTSQASHLRHLHAFIQTQVRYYKQCGDVMDQLQRDLANLGGPTPYAPLDLNDASKSNSAGGASAGHRGAGNNNTSSGHGQKPNQSIPMHVNVDQMQRARVLCSYDAKDHTELNLSANEVIFVTECSPVNEDYMYGKQGLMKGLVPRAFVEMLDEEQEVPL; from the exons atgaatattaatttacccAATTTCAATGTTAAAAATCTCGTTAAGGAGGCGGGCAGTACAATATCTCGTGTTGTGCAG CTGACAGAGGAGAAACTTGGCACCACCGAGCGTACCGAATACGATTTACACTTCCAGAATCTAGCGGAACGTGCCGATGTGACCAAAACATGGACAGAGAAAATCGTCCGAGATACCGAATCGGTGTTAATTCCAAATCCACAGAATCGTGTCGAAGACTTCATATTTGAAAAGATTGAAAAATCGAAGCCAAAACGTCTCAGCAACCTGGAGCATCTGGCCCTGGACATGATCGAAGCAGGCGGAGATTTCGGGCAGGATATGCCCTATGGTCAAGCCCTCATTAAAGTTGGTCAAGCAGAACAAAAGGTGGGACAGTGTGAGCATGATTTCATTGCCACTTCAGGCATTTGTTTTACGCAACCGTTGCGCAAATTCCTCGATGGAGAAATGAAAACCATAAGCAAAGAGCGTGGCATTCTGGAGACGAAGCG TTTGGATCTGGATGCGTGTAAGAACCGTGTGAAGAAGGCACGCAGCATGCTTGGACAGCAGTCG AAAGATGGCATCTCGCCAGAAGCTGTCTTGGAACAG GCGGAACGGGATCTTCGTGTGGCCCAAGCCGAGTTTGATCGCCAATCGGAGATAACCAAGTTGCTGCTGGACGGCATTAGTACATCGCAGGCCTCCCATCTGCGTCATTTGCATGCATTCATACAGACTCAGGTGCGCTACTATAAACAATGCGGCGATGTCATGGATCAACTGCAACGCGATTTGGCCAA CTTGGGAGGCCCAACACCATACGCACCGCTCGATCTAAACGATGCATCCAAGTCCAACTCCGCTGGCGGTGCCTCCGCTGGACACCGTGGCGCTggtaacaacaacaccagctcTGGTCATGGTCAGAAACCAAATCAATCCATCCCAATGCACGTTAACGTCGATCAAATGCAGCGTGCTCGAGTGTTGTGCTCCTATGATGCTAAGGATCACACAGAATTGAATTTAAGTGCGAATGAG GTCATCTTTGTCACCGAATGCTCACCGGTCAACGAGGATTACATGTATGGTAAGCAGGGTCTGATGAAGGGCTTGGTGCCCCGCGCATTTGTGGAAATGCTCGACGAGGAGCAAGAGGTTCCACTCTAA
- the LOC117567704 gene encoding mediator of RNA polymerase II transcription subunit 16, translated as MTILYRVESRREFGTNKDNNVFPHKVVLCAVSSRNIIAFSVLQSLSSHVYVCDIVTPWQHYKVCSSKSLINVLEWSANGEQLLLGYIGGRIEIWEPKEHTLNLWQLQYHANIPSEDIVQAKFFHNGKGVVFNTQKKDHTYYAEKFERLEQRPTLTGFGGVATEGCILLTSSGLLAAFTLPQLQKTNPSNNSGAEPVDNSGQGDQIELTPATHSIGISRSYIEHCSIVASATGALNVAYSIGWQQPQQLVYCFKVSLQLEGEKITIKSESLASIFLNATPVSQPSRRITQLLWKRVANDDVIFVVFGSPDGGSLLEQWTLTRRHQNVHALLQQSTTAAGNNKSVDFLPSESWEQVAKLQLNSQIAHLSSTRLIAVDCEQLYAIMQDNSVDVLEPGTLKKVNHTQFERDGDTRFICADLTPTSQMLIIFDSQAQLHAMQTPMLKQTTGTMQLLQLLLEYCIVTGMDASDVLMLNLGNLEALVEKLTDNFTRQPSYVRQFYYANFLALKSNLCRAQQQEFDNLIILHAISSTFKSLLRPSDLGCQDKGPADNLAMKLAESVPDVDLVLQNLNAKDFTVEPMMLQSLQQLIQWVTDLALNMLNRLPDEVMKSKLSGKRPSYDISRDIVAIGSLRELLVMIRIWGLLNPQCLPVYTKTMENIDVLLILFRLLTRLAQNTAEPDELLLDECSLLSKQLLIPQLTKYNPTTLLSTQGYTAVKSGQLVFTSQVEPVGLQDIEMEQVVFSNCVKDGVSNLQIGASPHTIRRCARCGFVNSANKVAKTSAMKAWCNKWLHCHCGGFWKQIN; from the exons aTGACAATATTGTATAGAGTGGAAAGTCGGCGTGAATTCGGAACTAACAAAGACAACAATGTGTTTCCGCACAAAGTAGTGCTGTGCGCCGTCTCTTCTCGCAACATCATCGCATTTAGCGTCCTTCAGAGTCTCTCGAGTCACGTCTACGTGTGTGACATTGTGACGCCTTGGCAGCATTATAAGGTCTGCTCTTCCAAATCGCTAATCAATGTGCTGGAGTGGAGTGCAAACGGCGAGCAATTGCTGCTTGGCTATATTGGCGGTCGCATTGAGATTTGGGAGCCCAAAGAGCACACATTGAACCTTTGGCAGCTGCAGTATCATGCTAACATTCCCAGCGAAGACATTGTGCAGGCGAAATTTTTCCACAACGGTAAAGGTGTCGTATTCAACACGCAGAAAAAAGATCACACCTACTATGCTGAGAAATTCGAGCGTCTGGAGCAGCGGCCAACATTGACAGGCTTTGGCGGCGTCGCCACCGAGGGATGCATTCTGTTGACTTCGTCGGGATTGTTGGCGGCTTTCACGCTGCCTCAACTGCAAAAAACGAACCCTAGCAATAACAGTGGAGCTGAACCCGTAGACAACAGCGGTCAGGGCGATCAAATTGAACTGACGCCAGCGACGCACAGCATTGGAATCTCCCGCAGCTACATCGAACACTGCAGCATAGTGGCGAGCGCAACTGGAGCTCTCAATGTGGCCTACAGCATTGGTTGGCAGCAGCCTCAACAACTGGTTTATTGCTTCAAG gtTTCGCTGCAATTGGAAGGCGAAAAAATTACAATCAAGTCAGAATCGTTGGCAAGCATATTTCTAAACGCAACGCCAGTTTCACAGCCCAGCAGGCGCATCACGCAGCTGCTGTGGAAGCGAGTGGCCAACGACGATGTCATCTTCGTCGTCTTTGGCTCCCCTGATGGCGGCAGTCTCCTGGAGCAATGGACGCTCACTCGTCGTCATCAGAATGTTCATGCTCTGCTGCAGCAATCGACGACAGCAGCTGGAAACAACAAGTCCGTTGATTTCTTGCCCAGCGAGAGCTGGGAACAAGTGGCCAAACTACAGTTAAATTCCCAAATTGCTCATTTGTCCAGCACTCGTCTTATTGCTGTGGACTGTGAGCAGTTGTATGCTATAATGCAGGACAACAGTGTGGATGTTCTGGAGCCGGGCACATTAAAGAAGGTGAATCATACGCAATTTGAACGCGATGGCGACACAAGATTCATTTGCGCAGATCTGACACCCACAAGTCAAATGCTGATTATATTCGATAGTCAGGCCCAGTTGCATGCCATGCAAACTCCAATGTTGAAGCAAACCACGGGCACTATGCAGCTGCTCCAGTTGCTGCTCGAGTATTGCATTGTAACGGGCATGGATGCCAGCGATGTCTTGATGCTTAACCTGGGCAATCTGGAAGCATTGGTGGAGAAGTTAACCGATAATTTCACACGTCAACCGTCTTATGTCCGTCAGTTTTATTATGCAAACTTTCTGGCGCTCAAGAGTAATCTGTGCCGCGCCCAGCAGCAAGAGTTTGACAATCTCATCATATTGCACGCCATTTCAAGTACATTTAAGAGCCTTTTGCGGCCATCGGATCTGGGCTGCCAGGATAAAGGACCGGCGGACAATTTGGCCATGAAACTGGCCGAGTCAGTGCCAGATGTCGATCTTGTTTTGCAGAATCTGAACGCTAAGGACTTCACCGTTGAGCCAATGATGCTGCAGAGCCTGCAGCAGCTCATCCAGTGGGTCACCGACTTGGCGCTCAATATGCTGAACCGGCTGCCCGACGAGGTGATGAAAAGTAAATTGTCGGGAAAGCGACCCAGCTACGATATAAGTCGCGACATTGTGGCCATTGGCAGTTTGCGTGAACTGCTGGTCATGATCCGGATATGGGGACTGCTGAATCCGCAGTGCCTGCCTGTGTATACTAAGACAATGGAGAATATCGATGTATTGCTCATACTTTTTAGACTGTTGACGCGGCTGGCGCAGAACACAGCAGAGCCGGACGAACTGCTACTTGACGAATGCAGTTTGTTGTCAAAACAGTTGCTAATACCACAACTCACCAAATATAACCCGACCACGTTGTTGAGCACGCAAGGATACACCGCGGTAAAGTCAGGACAACTGGTCTTCACATCGCAGGTGGAACCAGTTGGACTACAAGACATTGAAATGGAGCAGGTTGTGTTTTCCAATTGTGTCAAGGATGGCGTCAGCAATCTTCAGATCGGAGCCAGCCCCCATACCATTAGACGATGCGCCCGTTGCGGATTTGTGAATAGCGCTAATAAGGTGGCCAAGACGTCGGCTATGAAAGCATGGTGTAACAAGTGGTTGCATTGCCATTGCGGTGGATTTTggaaacaaattaattag
- the LOC117567705 gene encoding uncharacterized protein LOC117567705: protein MDCISFAVDLWNAQTPAKQTFYFKDELVYTEDHVLVKNLFFFNISNLVTSRQLRKYFAKFGNVARLQILEAKGTASKPRSGYVCFHNPRHAAKALQRKVHYVNGCRLSVRPSDSWHQPDAQDLTRYPANMQPPKGNHSKAETIPIMRLNDDCLEHIVRMLALADRIHFARSCIRFRNVYQNVSPTLEKFVNFHTFESMTVWDVRDFFKLSGRHVQHIEGIMPERHCKHVCEFLGKYCINLQSMRVMANKLTSTSMSKMFAKLKSLESVELRGCALSNDGLLAMGHLKKLKKIDLAHNDRLTGENMDRFPRCVETLILTNCSGILAEKLAVACKALTQLKELHLKSVPRCFRELVVEKCCESLEVLATNCGSREYAEYQYVGQLPSLKKLILHSYPTDTLPTRLITGLAEHKSMQLEYFESRGSNCINAPMLLDIGKLGALRTLYLPNNNEITDQSLESLYSLQNLEEINLKYSINITDNGILRLILACAKLHVLHLNDCVQITDQLLKDIILKLKLAQNTPRTLPIKLTVTGTSVNYQTLHHPEVAAKKIIDVTLTLPSAGTCSFNMHDLFNIDPDDYNFDSDNSFDTEFEDEDDFLSDDSDPHFDFF from the exons ATGgattgtatttcatttgctgtGGATTTGTGGAATGCTCAAACTCCGGCGAAACAAACATTTTACTTCAAAGATGAACTGGTGTACACCGAAGACCATGTATTAGTGAAGAAcctgtttttctttaatatttcaaatttg GTGACATCGCGTCAGCTGCGTAAGTATTTCGCCAAATTTGGAAATGTTGCTCGCCTGCAAATACTGGAAGCAAAGGGAACTGCCAGTAAGCCAAGAAGTGGATATGTTTGTTTTCACAATCCTCGTCATGCGGCCAA aGCATTGCAGCGCAAAGTGCACTATGTCAATGGATGCCGTCTGAGCGTGAGACCCAGCGATAGTTGGCATCAACCCGATGCGCAGGACTTGACGCGTTATCCAGCAAATATGCAGCCACCAAAAGGAAACCATTCCAAGGCAGAAACTATACCCATAATGCGTCTAAATGATGACTGTTTGGAGCATATAGTACGCATGTTAGCGCTAGCCGATCGCATACACTTTGCTCGCAGCTGCATTCGCTTTCGCAACGTTTATCAGAATGTGTCGCCAACGCTggaaaaatttgtgaattttcaTACTTTCGAGTCAATGACTGTGTGGGATGTACGAGACTTCTTCAAGCTTTCCGGCAGGCATGTTCAGCATATTGAGGGTATTATGCCGGAACGTCACTGCAAACATGTGTGCGAATTTCTGGGAAAGTACTGCATTAATCTGCAATCGATGCGAGTCATGGCAAACAAACTGACATCGACATCCATGTccaaaatgtttgccaaaCTGAAGAGTCTCGAAAGCGTCGAGTTACGTGGTTGCGCTCTAAGCAATGATGGGCTACTGGCTATGGGTCATCTAAAGAAACTGAAGAAAATCGATTTAGCACACAATGATAGGCTGACTGGTGAGAATATGGATCGATTTCCACGTTGCGTCGAAACTTTGATCCTAACGAACTGTTCTGGCATCTTAGCCGAGAAGTTAGCTGTGGCTTGCAAGGCATTGACACAGCTTAAGGAACTGCATCTGAAGAGTGTACCAAGATGTTTTAGAGAACTGGTCGTTGAAAAGTGCTGTGAATCTCTCGAAGTGTTGGCCACGAACTGTGGAAGTCGCGAATATGCTGAATACCAATACGTTGGACAATTACCGAGCCTGAAGAAACTTATACTACATTCCTATCCAACTGATACGCTACCCACCAGATTAATTACTGGACTGGCGGAGCACAAGTCCATGCAATTGGAGTACTTTGAATCCCGCGGCTCCAACTGTATCAATGCTCCCATGCTCTTGGATATTGGCAAGTTGGGCGCGTTGCGTACGCTTTATTTgcccaacaacaatgaaattaCCGATCAAAGTCTAGAATCTTTATACTCTCTTCAAAATTTAGAGGAGATCAATCTAAAATATAGTATCAATATAACTGATAACGGCATACTTCGACTTATACTTGCATGCGCAAAGCTGCATGTGTTGCATCTTAATGATTGTGTCCAAATCACGGACCAACTTCTAAaagatattattttgaaattaaaactcGCACAAAACACGCCACGAACACTTCCCATTAAGCTAACTGTGACTGGGACTAGTGTCAATTATCAGACGTTGCATCATCCGGAGGTGGCTGCCAAGAAAATTATCGATGTAACTCTCACACTGCCATCCGCGGGCACTTGTAGTTTCAACATGCACGATTTATTCAACATTGATCCTGATGACTATAACTTTGATTCCGACAATTCGTTCGACACGGAGTTCGAGGACGAAGATGACTTTCTCAGTGACGATAGTGATCCGcactttgattttttttga
- the LOC117567706 gene encoding endophilin-B1 isoform X5, with amino-acid sequence MNINLPNFNVKNLVKEAGSTISRVVQLTEEKLGTTERTEYDLHFQNLAERADVTKTWTEKIVRDTESVLIPNPQNRVEDFIFEKIEKSKPKRLSNLEHLALDMIEAGGDFGQDMPYGQALIKVGQAEQKVGQCEHDFIATSGICFTQPLRKFLDGEMKTISKERGILETKRLDLDACKNRVKKARSMLGQQSAERDLRVAQAEFDRQSEITKLLLDGISTSQASHLRHLHAFIQTQVRYYKQCGDVMDQLQRDLAKMQPAKPRLRINSEDVDGPPSIVSAHSFDSDCDSNCTALALALDATSNDIEAGYTSIHIGQNKALTHLLEDFEIEFDTSAITTVIFVTECSPVNEDYMYGKQGLMKGLVPRAFVEMLDEEQEVPL; translated from the exons atgaatattaatttacccAATTTCAATGTTAAAAATCTCGTTAAGGAGGCGGGCAGTACAATATCTCGTGTTGTGCAG CTGACAGAGGAGAAACTTGGCACCACCGAGCGTACCGAATACGATTTACACTTCCAGAATCTAGCGGAACGTGCCGATGTGACCAAAACATGGACAGAGAAAATCGTCCGAGATACCGAATCGGTGTTAATTCCAAATCCACAGAATCGTGTCGAAGACTTCATATTTGAAAAGATTGAAAAATCGAAGCCAAAACGTCTCAGCAACCTGGAGCATCTGGCCCTGGACATGATCGAAGCAGGCGGAGATTTCGGGCAGGATATGCCCTATGGTCAAGCCCTCATTAAAGTTGGTCAAGCAGAACAAAAGGTGGGACAGTGTGAGCATGATTTCATTGCCACTTCAGGCATTTGTTTTACGCAACCGTTGCGCAAATTCCTCGATGGAGAAATGAAAACCATAAGCAAAGAGCGTGGCATTCTGGAGACGAAGCG TTTGGATCTGGATGCGTGTAAGAACCGTGTGAAGAAGGCACGCAGCATGCTTGGACAGCAGTCG GCGGAACGGGATCTTCGTGTGGCCCAAGCCGAGTTTGATCGCCAATCGGAGATAACCAAGTTGCTGCTGGACGGCATTAGTACATCGCAGGCCTCCCATCTGCGTCATTTGCATGCATTCATACAGACTCAGGTGCGCTACTATAAACAATGCGGCGATGTCATGGATCAACTGCAACGCGATTTGGCCAA AATGCAGCCCGCCAAGCCACGCCTGCGCATAAATAGCGAAGATGTCGATGGGCCTCCCAGCATAGTGTCGGCTCATTCATTTGACTCTGATTGCGATAGCAATTGCACTGCACTAGCACTTGCTCTAGATGCAACGAGTAATGATATTGAGGCTGGTTATACTAGCATTCATATTGGTCAGAACAAGGCGCTGACGCATCTGTTGGAAGACTTTGAGATCGAATTCGATACGAGCGCCATAACAACA GTCATCTTTGTCACCGAATGCTCACCGGTCAACGAGGATTACATGTATGGTAAGCAGGGTCTGATGAAGGGCTTGGTGCCCCGCGCATTTGTGGAAATGCTCGACGAGGAGCAAGAGGTTCCACTCTAA
- the LOC117567706 gene encoding endophilin-B1 isoform X2, with protein sequence MNINLPNFNVKNLVKEAGSTISRVVQLTEEKLGTTERTEYDLHFQNLAERADVTKTWTEKIVRDTESVLIPNPQNRVEDFIFEKIEKSKPKRLSNLEHLALDMIEAGGDFGQDMPYGQALIKVGQAEQKVGQCEHDFIATSGICFTQPLRKFLDGEMKTISKERGILETKRLDLDACKNRVKKARSMLGQQSAERDLRVAQAEFDRQSEITKLLLDGISTSQASHLRHLHAFIQTQVRYYKQCGDVMDQLQRDLANLGGPTPYAPLDLNDASKSNSAGGASAGHRGAGNNNTSSGHGQKPNQSIPMHVNVDQMQRARVLCSYDAKDHTELNLSANEVIFVTECSPVNEDYMYGKQGLMKGLVPRAFVEMLDEEQEVPL encoded by the exons atgaatattaatttacccAATTTCAATGTTAAAAATCTCGTTAAGGAGGCGGGCAGTACAATATCTCGTGTTGTGCAG CTGACAGAGGAGAAACTTGGCACCACCGAGCGTACCGAATACGATTTACACTTCCAGAATCTAGCGGAACGTGCCGATGTGACCAAAACATGGACAGAGAAAATCGTCCGAGATACCGAATCGGTGTTAATTCCAAATCCACAGAATCGTGTCGAAGACTTCATATTTGAAAAGATTGAAAAATCGAAGCCAAAACGTCTCAGCAACCTGGAGCATCTGGCCCTGGACATGATCGAAGCAGGCGGAGATTTCGGGCAGGATATGCCCTATGGTCAAGCCCTCATTAAAGTTGGTCAAGCAGAACAAAAGGTGGGACAGTGTGAGCATGATTTCATTGCCACTTCAGGCATTTGTTTTACGCAACCGTTGCGCAAATTCCTCGATGGAGAAATGAAAACCATAAGCAAAGAGCGTGGCATTCTGGAGACGAAGCG TTTGGATCTGGATGCGTGTAAGAACCGTGTGAAGAAGGCACGCAGCATGCTTGGACAGCAGTCG GCGGAACGGGATCTTCGTGTGGCCCAAGCCGAGTTTGATCGCCAATCGGAGATAACCAAGTTGCTGCTGGACGGCATTAGTACATCGCAGGCCTCCCATCTGCGTCATTTGCATGCATTCATACAGACTCAGGTGCGCTACTATAAACAATGCGGCGATGTCATGGATCAACTGCAACGCGATTTGGCCAA CTTGGGAGGCCCAACACCATACGCACCGCTCGATCTAAACGATGCATCCAAGTCCAACTCCGCTGGCGGTGCCTCCGCTGGACACCGTGGCGCTggtaacaacaacaccagctcTGGTCATGGTCAGAAACCAAATCAATCCATCCCAATGCACGTTAACGTCGATCAAATGCAGCGTGCTCGAGTGTTGTGCTCCTATGATGCTAAGGATCACACAGAATTGAATTTAAGTGCGAATGAG GTCATCTTTGTCACCGAATGCTCACCGGTCAACGAGGATTACATGTATGGTAAGCAGGGTCTGATGAAGGGCTTGGTGCCCCGCGCATTTGTGGAAATGCTCGACGAGGAGCAAGAGGTTCCACTCTAA
- the LOC117567706 gene encoding endophilin-B2 isoform X3, with translation MNINLPNFNVKNLVKEAGSTISRVVQLTEEKLGTTERTEYDLHFQNLAERADVTKTWTEKIVRDTESVLIPNPQNRVEDFIFEKIEKSKPKRLSNLEHLALDMIEAGGDFGQDMPYGQALIKVGQAEQKVGQCEHDFIATSGICFTQPLRKFLDGEMKTISKERGILETKRLDLDACKNRVKKARSMLGQQSKDGISPEAVLEQAERDLRVAQAEFDRQSEITKLLLDGISTSQASHLRHLHAFIQTQVRYYKQCGDVMDQLQRDLAKMQPAKPRLRINSEDVDGPPSIVSAHSFDSDCDSNCTALALALDATSNDIEAGYTSIHIGQNKALTHLLEDFEIEFDTSAITTV, from the exons atgaatattaatttacccAATTTCAATGTTAAAAATCTCGTTAAGGAGGCGGGCAGTACAATATCTCGTGTTGTGCAG CTGACAGAGGAGAAACTTGGCACCACCGAGCGTACCGAATACGATTTACACTTCCAGAATCTAGCGGAACGTGCCGATGTGACCAAAACATGGACAGAGAAAATCGTCCGAGATACCGAATCGGTGTTAATTCCAAATCCACAGAATCGTGTCGAAGACTTCATATTTGAAAAGATTGAAAAATCGAAGCCAAAACGTCTCAGCAACCTGGAGCATCTGGCCCTGGACATGATCGAAGCAGGCGGAGATTTCGGGCAGGATATGCCCTATGGTCAAGCCCTCATTAAAGTTGGTCAAGCAGAACAAAAGGTGGGACAGTGTGAGCATGATTTCATTGCCACTTCAGGCATTTGTTTTACGCAACCGTTGCGCAAATTCCTCGATGGAGAAATGAAAACCATAAGCAAAGAGCGTGGCATTCTGGAGACGAAGCG TTTGGATCTGGATGCGTGTAAGAACCGTGTGAAGAAGGCACGCAGCATGCTTGGACAGCAGTCG AAAGATGGCATCTCGCCAGAAGCTGTCTTGGAACAG GCGGAACGGGATCTTCGTGTGGCCCAAGCCGAGTTTGATCGCCAATCGGAGATAACCAAGTTGCTGCTGGACGGCATTAGTACATCGCAGGCCTCCCATCTGCGTCATTTGCATGCATTCATACAGACTCAGGTGCGCTACTATAAACAATGCGGCGATGTCATGGATCAACTGCAACGCGATTTGGCCAA AATGCAGCCCGCCAAGCCACGCCTGCGCATAAATAGCGAAGATGTCGATGGGCCTCCCAGCATAGTGTCGGCTCATTCATTTGACTCTGATTGCGATAGCAATTGCACTGCACTAGCACTTGCTCTAGATGCAACGAGTAATGATATTGAGGCTGGTTATACTAGCATTCATATTGGTCAGAACAAGGCGCTGACGCATCTGTTGGAAGACTTTGAGATCGAATTCGATACGAGCGCCATAACAACAGTTTAA